A window of Abditibacteriota bacterium contains these coding sequences:
- a CDS encoding ketose-bisphosphate aldolase translates to MIVTTKELFKHAYGKYALGAYNINNAEQTMGLFRGCIDSQAPFIIQISKGARKYTDKRMLEGMIRAADEIFPEAVFAVHLDHGDEEACYDCINSGFYSSVMIDASSKPYEENVEITKRVVDAAHAKGIAVEAELGQLGGVEEDIAVSEDKAHLTDPDQAKDFITRTGVDSLACAIGTSHGAFKFSGTQGLHFEVIEAIAKLCPGFPLVMHGSSSVPQDEVARINAAGGNLAGAKGVDAGQYLGAAKRGVTKINIDTDGRLVWTRVHREFFRDKPEVFDFRPIGKEFMSEYAKFIASRNELLGSAGQLPSVKEYLKK, encoded by the coding sequence ATGATAGTTACCACCAAAGAGCTTTTTAAGCATGCGTACGGCAAGTATGCTCTCGGCGCCTACAACATCAACAACGCCGAGCAGACAATGGGTCTTTTCAGAGGCTGTATAGACTCTCAGGCTCCTTTTATCATTCAGATATCCAAGGGCGCCCGCAAATATACCGACAAGAGAATGCTTGAAGGTATGATCAGAGCGGCGGACGAGATCTTCCCCGAGGCAGTGTTTGCCGTCCATCTGGACCATGGCGACGAAGAGGCCTGCTACGACTGTATCAACTCCGGCTTTTACAGCTCCGTCATGATAGACGCTTCCTCCAAGCCCTACGAGGAGAACGTGGAGATCACCAAGAGAGTGGTGGACGCGGCTCACGCCAAGGGCATCGCCGTTGAGGCCGAGCTGGGCCAGCTGGGCGGCGTGGAAGAAGACATCGCCGTGTCCGAAGACAAGGCTCACCTCACCGATCCCGACCAGGCAAAGGACTTCATCACCCGCACCGGCGTTGACTCCCTGGCCTGCGCTATCGGCACCAGCCACGGCGCCTTTAAGTTCTCCGGCACTCAGGGCCTCCACTTCGAGGTCATCGAAGCCATCGCCAAGCTGTGCCCCGGGTTCCCTCTGGTAATGCACGGTTCTTCCTCCGTACCTCAGGATGAGGTAGCCCGCATCAACGCTGCCGGCGGCAACCTGGCCGGAGCCAAGGGCGTGGACGCCGGACAGTATCTGGGCGCTGCCAAGCGCGGCGTGACCAAGATCAACATCGACACCGACGGCCGCTTGGTATGGACCAGAGTCCACAGAGAATTCTTCCGCGATAAGCCCGAGGTGTTTGACTTCAGACCCATCGGCAAGGAATTTATGTCCGAGTACGCCAAGTTCATCGCTTCCCGCAACGAACTGCTGGGCTCCGCCGGCCAGCTTCCTTCCGTCAAGGAATATCTGAAG